From the Desulfovibrio sp. JY genome, one window contains:
- a CDS encoding efflux RND transporter periplasmic adaptor subunit, whose amino-acid sequence MPLKRSQRWLVSLLLLLLAAGGFFTWYKLKPRDLGGAFAVGNGRIEATEVDVATKLAGRLTAVTVREGDDVTVGQVLARIDTKVLDADLREAQAAILQAAHKKASAAASVAQRQNEIAAAEALVAQRASQLQLAEIELRRTKVLHTGGIVAREKLDVDQTARETNNALLEAAKAQVFAAKSALEAAEAGVEEAQAAIEAARAKAETIQADIADCTLTAPIDGRVLYRLAEPGEVLGVGGRVVTLLDLTDVYMTLFLPTSQVGRTALDAEARIVLDARPDLSIPGRVTFVSPQAQFTPKAVETRTEREKLMFRIKINILPGLLRRYAKLVKTGLPGVAYVRLDPATPWPREVPPVVEVREPAP is encoded by the coding sequence ATGCCGCTAAAAAGGTCCCAACGCTGGCTCGTTTCTCTCCTGCTCCTGCTCCTCGCCGCCGGGGGCTTTTTCACCTGGTACAAACTCAAGCCCCGCGACCTTGGCGGCGCGTTTGCCGTGGGCAACGGGCGCATCGAGGCCACGGAGGTGGATGTCGCCACCAAACTGGCCGGGCGTCTTACCGCCGTGACCGTGCGGGAAGGCGACGACGTCACGGTGGGGCAGGTGCTGGCCAGGATCGACACCAAGGTCCTCGACGCCGATCTGCGCGAGGCCCAGGCGGCCATCCTCCAGGCCGCGCACAAAAAAGCCAGCGCCGCGGCCTCCGTGGCCCAGCGCCAAAACGAAATCGCCGCCGCCGAGGCCCTGGTGGCCCAGCGGGCAAGCCAGCTCCAACTGGCCGAAATCGAACTGCGCCGCACCAAGGTCCTGCATACCGGCGGCATCGTGGCCCGCGAAAAGCTCGACGTGGACCAGACCGCCCGGGAGACCAACAATGCCCTGCTCGAGGCGGCCAAGGCCCAGGTTTTCGCCGCCAAATCCGCCTTGGAAGCCGCCGAGGCCGGCGTCGAGGAGGCCCAGGCGGCCATCGAGGCGGCCAGGGCCAAGGCCGAGACGATCCAGGCCGACATCGCGGACTGCACCCTGACCGCGCCCATCGACGGCCGGGTGCTCTACCGCCTGGCCGAACCCGGGGAAGTCCTCGGCGTGGGCGGGCGGGTCGTCACCCTGCTCGACCTCACCGACGTCTACATGACCCTTTTTCTGCCCACCTCCCAGGTGGGACGCACGGCCCTCGACGCCGAGGCGCGCATCGTGCTCGACGCCCGGCCGGACCTGTCCATCCCCGGCCGGGTCACCTTCGTCTCGCCCCAGGCCCAGTTCACGCCCAAGGCCGTGGAGACCCGCACCGAGCGCGAGAAGCTGATGTTTCGCATCAAGATCAACATCCTGCCCGGGTTGCTGCGGCGCTACGCCAAGCTGGTAAAAACGGGCCTGCCCGGCGTGGCCTACGTGCGTCTCGATCCCGCGACCCCCTGGCCGCGCGAAGTGCCGCCCGTGGTCGAAGTGAGGGAACCCGCGCCATGA
- the rbbA gene encoding ribosome-associated ATPase/putative transporter RbbA has translation MTPAGAARLTGVGLRYGKVVALEAVDLDIPSGRMIGLIGPDGVGKSSLLALVSGARRIQRGTVAVLGGDMADAKHRDAVCPRIAYMPQGLGKNLYMTLSVRENVDFFARLFGLGPRERRRRIDRLLSSTGLAPFGDRAAGKLSGGMKQKLGLCCALIHDPDLLLLDEPTTGVDPLSRRQFWRLIDDIRAGRPGMSVLVATAYMEEAQGFDWLAAMDAGRILATGTPAEMLSRTGAPDLDAAFIHLLPESRRRGHKTLVVPPLATGGDEPPAIVAEGLTMRFGSFTAVDHVNFEIRRGEIFGFLGSNGCGKTTTMKMLTGLLPPTEGRARLFGKAVDPRDMATRKRVGYMTQSFSLYEELTVRHNLTLHAQLFQMPRAQIPARVDEMLTRFNLTAYADELPERLPLGIRQRLSLAVAVIHGPEMLILDEPTSGVDPVARDGFWELLVDLSRNQGVTIFVSTHFMNEGERCDRISLMHAGKVLASDAPAALARLRGKATLEEAFIDYLEEASGLSGPGAPDKADAAPLPQPEPEEAEPARIPGLSLMRLSAYAGRELREILRDPVRLLISLLGSVILLAILGYGITFDVENLRFAVLDRDQSPESRDYIRNFSGSRYFKELPPLADTMDMDRRMATGDVSVALEIPPDFGQDVRRGRKTTIGVWVDGAMPFRGETIRGYVEGVHSLYLANLARQSGAATVAAPAGVQVRYRYNQDFKSLYAMVPAVIPLLLVFIPAIMTALGVVREKELGSIVNLYVTPVTRVEFLLGKQLPYVAVSMVSFFGMCGLAVFAFHVPVKGSFAALTLTGLVFVMVTTGIGLLVSSFTRTQIAALAVAAITTLLATVTFSGLTTPVAALQGPGAFIGTVYPATYFLNISRGIFTKALSLRDLIPDFLVLCAYVPALTGVSVWLLPKQEK, from the coding sequence ATGACCCCGGCGGGCGCGGCCCGGCTGACCGGCGTGGGCCTGCGCTACGGCAAGGTCGTGGCCCTTGAGGCCGTGGACCTCGACATTCCGTCCGGGCGCATGATCGGGCTTATCGGCCCGGACGGGGTGGGGAAATCGAGCCTGCTCGCCCTGGTGTCCGGGGCGCGGCGCATCCAGCGGGGGACGGTTGCGGTCCTCGGCGGCGACATGGCCGACGCGAAGCACCGGGATGCGGTCTGTCCGCGCATCGCCTACATGCCCCAGGGCCTTGGCAAAAACCTGTACATGACCCTCTCGGTGCGCGAAAACGTGGATTTTTTCGCCCGACTCTTCGGCCTGGGGCCGCGCGAACGCCGCCGTCGCATCGACCGCCTCCTTTCCAGCACCGGCCTGGCCCCTTTTGGCGACCGGGCCGCCGGCAAACTCTCCGGGGGCATGAAGCAAAAGCTCGGCCTGTGCTGCGCCCTGATCCACGACCCGGACCTGCTCCTGCTCGACGAACCGACCACCGGCGTGGACCCGCTTTCCCGCCGCCAGTTCTGGCGGCTTATCGACGACATCCGCGCCGGCCGTCCGGGCATGAGCGTGCTGGTGGCCACGGCCTATATGGAAGAAGCCCAGGGCTTCGACTGGCTGGCGGCCATGGACGCCGGCCGTATCCTGGCCACGGGAACCCCGGCCGAGATGCTTTCCCGTACCGGCGCGCCGGACCTGGACGCGGCCTTTATCCATCTGCTGCCCGAATCCAGGCGGCGCGGGCACAAGACGCTGGTGGTGCCGCCCCTTGCGACCGGGGGGGACGAACCGCCGGCCATCGTGGCCGAAGGGCTGACCATGCGCTTCGGGTCGTTTACCGCCGTGGACCACGTGAATTTCGAGATCCGCCGGGGCGAAATCTTCGGCTTTCTCGGCTCCAACGGCTGCGGCAAGACCACCACCATGAAGATGCTGACCGGGTTGTTGCCGCCGACCGAGGGCCGGGCGCGTCTTTTCGGCAAGGCGGTCGATCCCCGGGACATGGCCACCCGCAAGCGCGTGGGCTACATGACCCAGTCCTTTTCCCTCTACGAAGAGCTGACCGTGCGCCACAACCTCACCCTGCACGCCCAGCTCTTCCAGATGCCCCGGGCCCAAATCCCGGCCCGCGTGGACGAGATGCTCACGCGGTTCAACCTCACCGCCTACGCCGACGAGTTGCCCGAGCGCCTGCCGCTCGGCATCCGCCAGCGCCTGTCCCTGGCCGTGGCCGTGATCCACGGCCCGGAGATGCTGATTCTCGACGAGCCCACCTCGGGGGTCGATCCCGTGGCCCGGGACGGCTTCTGGGAGCTGCTCGTCGATTTGTCGCGCAACCAGGGCGTGACCATCTTCGTGTCCACCCACTTCATGAACGAGGGCGAACGCTGCGACCGCATTTCGCTCATGCACGCGGGCAAGGTCCTGGCCAGCGACGCGCCGGCGGCCCTGGCCAGACTTCGCGGCAAAGCCACCCTGGAAGAAGCCTTCATCGACTACCTCGAGGAAGCCTCGGGCCTGAGCGGCCCCGGCGCCCCGGACAAGGCGGACGCCGCTCCCCTGCCCCAACCGGAGCCCGAGGAAGCCGAACCGGCCCGCATCCCGGGACTGAGCCTCATGCGCCTTTCCGCCTACGCCGGCCGGGAACTTCGGGAAATCCTGCGCGACCCGGTGCGGCTTCTCATCTCGCTTCTGGGCTCGGTGATCCTGCTCGCCATCCTCGGCTACGGCATCACCTTCGATGTGGAAAACCTGCGCTTCGCGGTCCTCGACCGGGACCAGTCGCCCGAGAGCCGGGACTACATCCGCAATTTCAGCGGCTCGCGCTATTTTAAGGAACTCCCTCCCCTGGCCGACACCATGGACATGGACCGCCGCATGGCCACGGGCGACGTGAGCGTGGCCCTGGAGATTCCCCCGGATTTCGGCCAGGACGTGCGGCGCGGGCGCAAGACGACCATCGGCGTCTGGGTGGACGGGGCCATGCCGTTTCGCGGCGAGACCATACGCGGCTACGTGGAGGGCGTGCACAGCCTGTATCTGGCTAACCTCGCCCGCCAAAGCGGCGCGGCGACCGTTGCGGCCCCGGCCGGCGTCCAGGTGCGCTACCGCTACAACCAGGATTTCAAGAGCCTCTACGCCATGGTCCCTGCCGTCATCCCGCTCCTGCTGGTCTTCATCCCGGCCATCATGACGGCCCTTGGCGTGGTGCGGGAAAAGGAGCTCGGCTCCATCGTCAACCTCTACGTCACGCCGGTGACCCGGGTGGAATTTTTGCTCGGCAAGCAACTGCCCTACGTGGCCGTCAGCATGGTCAGCTTTTTCGGCATGTGCGGCCTGGCCGTTTTCGCCTTCCACGTGCCCGTGAAGGGCAGCTTCGCCGCCCTGACGCTCACCGGCCTGGTTTTCGTGATGGTGACCACGGGCATCGGGTTGCTGGTCTCGTCGTTTACCCGCACCCAGATCGCCGCCCTGGCCGTGGCCGCCATCACGACGCTTTTGGCCACCGTCACCTTTTCCGGGCTGACCACGCCTGTTGCGGCGCTTCAAGGACCGGGGGCCTTTATCGGCACCGTGTATCCGGCCACCTATTTCCTCAACATCAGCCGGGGCATTTTCACCAAGGCCCTGTCGCTTCGCGACCTCATTCCGGATTTTCTTGTCCTTTGCGCCTATGTGCCGGCCCTGACCGGCGTCAGCGTCTGGCTGCTGCCCAAGCAGGAGAAATGA
- a CDS encoding ABC transporter permease has product MTMRRLRNIYRLGIKELWGLWHDKVLLVVIVWVFTGGIYVVARATSQELHNAPIAIVDEDDSSLSVRITQSFYGPYFKTPRRIAPYEMDPALDAGRFIFVLDIPPEFEHDVLAGRQPDIQVNIDATMMSQAYIGASYIQNIIADAVREFVQRHRGAAATPVALAVRVKFNPNLTSSWFGSVMEIINNITLLSILLAGAALVRERERGTLEHLLVMPISAVEILAAKIWSMGFVVVTAVALSLAFVVRGALGVPLAGSVPLFLGGALLQFYATSCIGVFLGTIARNMPQLGLSMILVILPLEILSGSISPRESMPELVQDIMQIAPTTHFVSLAQAILYRGAGFSLIWPSFAAIAAIGTGFFLLALALFRRSLAKAR; this is encoded by the coding sequence ATGACCATGCGTCGCCTGCGAAACATATACCGCCTCGGCATCAAGGAACTGTGGGGGTTGTGGCACGACAAGGTGCTGCTGGTGGTCATCGTCTGGGTTTTCACCGGGGGCATTTACGTGGTGGCCCGGGCCACGTCCCAGGAGCTGCACAACGCGCCCATCGCCATTGTCGACGAGGACGATTCGTCGCTGTCCGTGCGCATCACCCAGTCGTTTTACGGCCCCTATTTCAAGACGCCGCGGCGCATCGCCCCGTACGAGATGGACCCGGCCCTGGACGCCGGGCGCTTCATCTTCGTGCTGGATATCCCGCCGGAATTCGAACACGACGTCCTGGCCGGCCGGCAACCGGACATCCAGGTCAACATCGACGCCACCATGATGTCCCAGGCCTATATCGGCGCAAGCTACATCCAGAACATCATTGCCGATGCGGTGCGCGAATTCGTCCAGCGCCACCGTGGCGCGGCGGCCACACCAGTCGCGCTTGCCGTGCGCGTCAAGTTCAACCCCAATCTGACCAGCTCCTGGTTCGGCAGCGTGATGGAGATCATCAACAACATCACCCTGCTTTCCATCCTCCTGGCCGGCGCGGCGCTCGTGCGCGAACGCGAGCGCGGCACCCTGGAGCATTTGCTGGTCATGCCCATCTCGGCTGTGGAGATCCTGGCGGCCAAGATCTGGTCCATGGGCTTCGTGGTGGTGACCGCCGTGGCCTTGTCCCTGGCTTTCGTCGTACGCGGGGCGCTCGGCGTGCCGCTGGCCGGATCGGTGCCGCTTTTCCTCGGCGGCGCGCTGCTCCAGTTCTACGCCACGTCCTGCATCGGCGTCTTTCTCGGCACCATTGCCCGCAACATGCCGCAGCTCGGGCTGTCCATGATCCTGGTCATCCTGCCGCTGGAAATCCTGTCCGGCAGCATCAGCCCCCGGGAGAGCATGCCGGAGCTGGTCCAGGACATCATGCAGATCGCGCCGACCACGCACTTCGTGAGTCTGGCCCAGGCGATTCTCTATCGCGGCGCGGGATTTTCGCTTATCTGGCCGAGCTTCGCGGCCATCGCCGCCATCGGCACGGGCTTTTTCCTGCTGGCCCTGGCCCTTTTCCGCAGGAGTCTGGCCAAGGCGCGATAA
- a CDS encoding class I SAM-dependent methyltransferase, which yields MTGITHNACPICGGVFDIVAIIAHMRRSARCRDCGHAFVQDQPSAQEIWAWFQGESYFAANYNRQGIFSLEDDAQWEGWLAGRFDELEWYIPEAGFRSGPPRRVFEVGCLEGRLIDALGRRGHTVAGCDINETMTRRGRAAFGRDIRAGTVDRCAPPIGAFDVVLAYFVLQYEPCPQAAFASWMRLLAPGGRIFCILPVGDSGRADPMCLHFFSRASLVRLAQTHLYDYRLTITAEDRPGRKEHKAVLVGSKQA from the coding sequence ATGACCGGCATCACCCACAACGCGTGCCCCATCTGCGGCGGCGTATTCGATATCGTGGCCATAATCGCCCACATGCGGCGTAGCGCCCGCTGCCGGGACTGCGGCCACGCTTTCGTACAGGACCAGCCGTCCGCCCAGGAGATTTGGGCCTGGTTTCAGGGCGAGTCCTACTTTGCCGCCAACTACAACCGGCAGGGGATTTTTTCCCTGGAGGACGACGCCCAGTGGGAAGGCTGGCTGGCCGGGCGATTCGACGAGCTGGAGTGGTACATTCCCGAAGCGGGGTTTCGGTCCGGGCCGCCGCGCCGCGTGTTCGAGGTGGGCTGCCTGGAGGGGCGGCTCATCGACGCGCTTGGTCGCCGGGGGCACACCGTCGCCGGTTGCGACATCAACGAGACCATGACCCGACGGGGGAGAGCGGCTTTCGGCCGGGACATCCGGGCCGGCACGGTGGACCGGTGCGCGCCGCCGATCGGGGCCTTCGACGTGGTGCTGGCCTATTTCGTGCTCCAATACGAACCGTGCCCGCAGGCGGCGTTCGCCTCGTGGATGCGCCTGCTCGCCCCGGGCGGCCGGATCTTCTGCATCCTCCCCGTGGGGGACAGCGGCCGCGCCGACCCCATGTGCCTGCACTTTTTTTCCCGGGCGTCACTGGTGCGGCTGGCCCAAACGCATCTGTACGACTACCGGCTGACCATCACGGCCGAGGACCGGCCCGGCCGCAAGGAGCACAAGGCCGTGCTCGTCGGTTCCAAGCAAGCCTGA
- a CDS encoding radical SAM protein produces MNASARLPTTKKRSLTRRGVVWLGQTCNLRCRFCYFQTRIEAKDHPEHPFMGLEKATAIVDTLRGHYDNRAIDIQGGEPTIFPGIERLCEHCANIGLTPTLITNGLALANRQACRRLAEAGVRDLLVSVHGLGDSYDDVVGVPGAHKKQMDALSNCLAVGLPVRFNCVLTRSALPQLGDVAQLAADVGARVVNFIAFNPFEDQQTGERSRKDVPAYGEVTPALVAALDSLGRAGIEANVRYFPLCQVPDAYRKNIYDFQQLPYDSHEWDYASWSWTDMKPQRMRDGELSPLITLREANLRSPLYRAIPAEVAERFTTEELYRENARIRAVEHCGYRYAPACDACGARGICDGFHGDYASFFGFDEAAPIVTPAPITDPKHYIDAQDKIVD; encoded by the coding sequence ATGAACGCGTCGGCGCGCCTCCCCACGACGAAAAAACGCTCCCTGACCAGGCGCGGCGTGGTCTGGCTGGGCCAGACCTGCAACCTGCGCTGCCGGTTCTGCTATTTCCAGACGCGCATCGAAGCCAAGGACCACCCCGAGCATCCCTTCATGGGCCTGGAAAAGGCGACCGCCATCGTCGATACCCTGCGCGGCCACTACGACAACCGGGCCATCGACATCCAAGGCGGCGAGCCCACCATTTTCCCGGGCATCGAGCGCCTCTGCGAGCACTGCGCGAACATCGGGCTGACGCCGACGCTCATCACCAACGGTCTGGCCCTGGCCAACCGGCAGGCCTGCCGGCGTCTGGCCGAGGCCGGCGTGCGCGATCTGCTCGTCAGCGTCCACGGCCTGGGGGACAGTTACGACGACGTGGTCGGCGTGCCCGGCGCGCACAAGAAGCAGATGGACGCCTTGTCCAATTGCCTGGCCGTGGGGCTGCCCGTGCGGTTTAATTGCGTGCTGACGCGCTCCGCCCTGCCGCAGCTTGGCGATGTGGCCCAGCTTGCCGCCGATGTCGGGGCGCGGGTGGTCAATTTTATCGCCTTTAATCCCTTCGAGGACCAGCAGACCGGCGAGCGCTCCCGCAAGGACGTGCCGGCCTACGGCGAGGTGACGCCAGCCCTGGTCGCTGCCCTGGACAGCCTGGGGCGCGCCGGCATCGAGGCCAACGTGCGCTATTTTCCCCTGTGCCAAGTGCCGGACGCCTATCGGAAAAACATCTACGACTTCCAGCAGCTGCCCTACGACTCCCACGAGTGGGACTACGCCTCCTGGTCCTGGACGGACATGAAGCCCCAGCGCATGCGCGACGGCGAGCTGTCGCCGCTCATTACCCTGCGCGAGGCCAACCTGCGCTCGCCGCTCTACCGGGCCATCCCGGCCGAAGTGGCCGAGCGTTTCACCACCGAGGAGCTTTACCGCGAAAACGCCCGCATCCGGGCCGTGGAGCATTGCGGCTACAGGTACGCCCCGGCCTGCGACGCCTGCGGCGCGCGGGGCATCTGCGACGGCTTCCACGGCGACTACGCCTCGTTTTTCGGCTTTGACGAGGCCGCGCCCATTGTCACGCCCGCGCCGATCACCGACCCGAAGCACTACATCGACGCCCAGGACAAGATCGTCGATTGA
- a CDS encoding radical SAM protein, translating to MIPLSRMQIIQIDVTNACPNRCSNCTRLVGHHREPFFMDMDTFRRAVDSLADFPGVVGMIGGEPLVHPDFAAMAAYLASVVPDRKRRGLWSTVPKALGQKYGTLIREVFGYQSFNDHSLDKILHQPVLVAAEEVVADPEEMWRLIDDCWVQRYWSASITPKGAFFCEVAASLDMLFDGPGGWPVEPGWWKRAPGDYGDQMARACPHCGCAIALPRRPSAQGIDDVSPGNLRRLTALGSPKAAAGKVEVFHGGLEADWHPGPNWYMSAIDRGEELACRARIARRLETGETAGDAAGATEERA from the coding sequence ATGATTCCCCTTTCCCGGATGCAGATCATCCAGATCGATGTGACCAATGCCTGTCCCAACCGCTGCTCCAACTGCACGCGGCTGGTCGGGCATCACCGCGAGCCGTTTTTTATGGACATGGACACGTTTCGGCGGGCGGTCGATTCGCTGGCCGATTTTCCCGGCGTCGTCGGCATGATCGGCGGCGAACCGCTGGTGCACCCGGACTTCGCCGCCATGGCCGCCTACCTGGCTTCGGTCGTCCCGGACCGCAAACGCCGGGGCCTGTGGTCCACCGTGCCCAAGGCCCTGGGCCAAAAATACGGGACGCTGATCCGCGAGGTGTTCGGCTACCAGTCGTTTAACGACCACAGCCTGGACAAGATCCTGCACCAGCCCGTGCTGGTGGCGGCCGAGGAGGTCGTCGCCGATCCCGAGGAAATGTGGCGGCTCATCGACGACTGCTGGGTGCAGCGTTACTGGTCGGCGTCCATCACGCCCAAGGGCGCGTTTTTCTGCGAGGTTGCCGCAAGTCTGGACATGCTGTTCGACGGCCCGGGCGGCTGGCCCGTCGAGCCCGGCTGGTGGAAACGCGCTCCCGGCGATTATGGGGACCAGATGGCGCGCGCCTGCCCGCATTGCGGCTGCGCCATCGCCTTGCCGCGCCGGCCGAGCGCGCAGGGCATCGACGACGTGAGCCCGGGGAACCTGCGGCGGCTTACCGCCCTCGGTTCGCCCAAGGCGGCGGCCGGCAAGGTGGAGGTCTTCCACGGCGGCCTGGAAGCCGACTGGCATCCTGGGCCCAACTGGTACATGTCGGCCATCGATCGCGGCGAGGAGCTGGCCTGCCGGGCGCGCATCGCCCGGCGTCTCGAAACCGGGGAAACGGCCGGGGACGCGGCCGGGGCGACGGAGGAGCGGGCATGA
- a CDS encoding glycosyltransferase, with protein sequence MNVHERIAAARDAAEAGPPVALPGALEDTRLFAVPVTCPRVSFILTSYNYGRYITDCLASVAGQDYDNWECLVVDDASTDDSVARVRAFLASAAAPERFRLIERPVNGGQMEAFRDGLDRATGSFVVMLDADDVLLPDFLTAHMRAHLAVATVAMTSTNQYQINGAGEVIAGQHMDHQSKGYFRHVRKTSFQKGFWVWATSSSMVFRRSTVERIMPRDGTTFRICADYYIAHFCHLIGDSLLVPTIHGCYRRHGQNNFGSNPVLGNINSVGDLDKHPPHDLFRQTIIRHVCENRDLFYPIFMGKGLVRFLLRLVRPAELPGLVARYPEIFPRATAHYLWLATRAAWARSRTPVSEKFKILPVAATRDERPGPARPDGRQAT encoded by the coding sequence ATGAACGTCCACGAGAGGATCGCGGCCGCGCGCGACGCCGCCGAGGCCGGCCCGCCCGTTGCCCTGCCCGGGGCGTTGGAGGATACGCGTCTTTTTGCCGTCCCGGTGACGTGCCCCCGGGTGAGCTTTATCCTCACCAGCTACAACTACGGCCGCTACATCACCGACTGCCTGGCCTCCGTGGCCGGCCAGGACTACGACAACTGGGAATGCCTCGTGGTCGACGACGCCTCCACGGACGATTCCGTGGCCCGGGTTCGGGCGTTTCTGGCAAGCGCCGCCGCGCCCGAGCGCTTCAGGCTCATCGAGCGCCCGGTCAACGGCGGCCAGATGGAGGCCTTTCGCGACGGCCTGGACCGGGCCACGGGCAGCTTCGTGGTCATGCTCGACGCCGACGACGTGCTGTTGCCCGATTTCCTGACCGCCCACATGCGGGCGCACCTCGCCGTGGCCACGGTGGCCATGACCAGCACCAACCAGTACCAGATTAACGGCGCGGGCGAGGTGATCGCCGGGCAGCACATGGACCACCAGTCCAAGGGCTATTTCCGCCACGTGCGCAAAACGAGCTTCCAGAAGGGATTTTGGGTCTGGGCCACCTCCAGCTCCATGGTATTCCGGCGCAGCACCGTGGAGCGGATCATGCCCCGGGACGGGACCACCTTCCGCATCTGCGCCGACTATTACATCGCCCATTTCTGCCACCTGATCGGCGACTCGCTGCTCGTGCCCACCATCCACGGCTGCTACCGCCGCCACGGGCAAAACAACTTCGGCTCCAACCCGGTGCTCGGCAACATCAACAGCGTGGGCGACCTGGACAAACACCCGCCCCACGACCTTTTCCGGCAGACCATCATCCGCCACGTGTGCGAGAACAGGGACCTCTTTTATCCCATCTTCATGGGCAAGGGGCTGGTCCGGTTCCTGCTGCGTCTGGTCAGGCCCGCCGAGCTGCCGGGGCTGGTGGCCCGGTATCCGGAGATCTTTCCCCGCGCCACGGCGCATTACCTGTGGCTGGCGACACGGGCCGCCTGGGCGCGCTCGCGGACCCCGGTCAGCGAGAAATTCAAGATTTTGCCGGTCGCGGCGACGCGGGACGAAAGGCCCGGCCCCGCGCGGCCGGATGGGAGGCAGGCGACATGA